In the genome of Kitasatospora cathayae, one region contains:
- a CDS encoding gas vesicle protein GvpO, whose amino-acid sequence MTTGNEHDEEPRRASARPTRSPGRTPRPRRRVSAPHAMRIAAQQLQDLLGRVPESVSALKPVEGGWQADVEVVELERIPETTSVLASYRVTLDEEGELQSYERIRRYTRGQVDRPT is encoded by the coding sequence ATGACCACTGGCAACGAGCACGACGAGGAGCCGAGGAGGGCCAGCGCGCGTCCCACGCGGTCGCCGGGCCGGACGCCACGGCCCCGTCGACGTGTATCCGCGCCACACGCCATGCGCATCGCCGCTCAGCAACTGCAAGACCTCCTTGGACGTGTCCCCGAGTCGGTGTCGGCCCTGAAACCCGTCGAGGGCGGCTGGCAGGCCGACGTGGAGGTGGTGGAGCTGGAACGCATCCCCGAGACGACCAGCGTGCTGGCCAGCTATCGGGTAACGCTCGACGAAGAAGGCGAACTGCAGTCGTACGAGCGGATCCGTCGCTACACCCGGGGACAGGTCGATCGCCCGACCTGA
- a CDS encoding histone protein: MNDTTKVALAAAVVGGYVLGRAKKGRLAFAAATYLAGRRFGLDPRQLATEGLRKLAEVPQVAELNKQIRGELLETGKKAVAAAADRRIGELADSLRERTLNIGKPKPDEGQDEEEPYEAEAAEEEWDEEPEEEEEYEEEPEEEPEEEPEPVETRPAKPARRRRTAEPAGDQPRSSRTAPSTSAPKTAARRPVRKAAPAGKKTTAKSPPAAKKSSARATTSKTAASKPAREKAPTPAKKTAAKKTAAKRTAASKSTAAKPSTRTRRR; the protein is encoded by the coding sequence ATGAATGACACCACCAAGGTCGCCTTGGCGGCGGCTGTCGTGGGCGGTTACGTACTCGGGCGCGCGAAGAAGGGGCGTCTCGCGTTCGCGGCCGCCACCTACCTCGCCGGGCGCCGGTTTGGTCTGGATCCGCGCCAGCTCGCCACCGAAGGCCTACGCAAGCTCGCCGAGGTCCCGCAGGTGGCCGAGCTGAACAAACAGATCCGCGGCGAACTGCTGGAAACAGGCAAGAAGGCCGTCGCCGCGGCCGCCGACCGGCGCATCGGTGAGCTGGCCGACTCGCTCAGGGAGCGCACGCTCAACATCGGAAAACCGAAGCCGGACGAGGGGCAGGACGAGGAGGAACCGTACGAGGCCGAAGCCGCGGAGGAGGAATGGGACGAGGAGCCGGAGGAGGAGGAAGAGTACGAGGAGGAGCCCGAGGAGGAGCCCGAGGAGGAGCCCGAGCCCGTGGAAACTCGTCCGGCGAAACCGGCCCGGCGACGCCGCACCGCCGAACCCGCCGGTGACCAGCCGCGCTCCTCCCGCACGGCGCCGAGCACCAGCGCGCCGAAGACCGCCGCCCGCCGACCCGTCAGGAAGGCCGCACCGGCGGGGAAGAAGACCACGGCCAAGAGTCCGCCAGCGGCGAAGAAGTCGTCGGCCCGCGCCACGACGTCGAAGACCGCCGCATCCAAGCCCGCGCGCGAGAAAGCGCCGACGCCGGCGAAGAAGACCGCAGCGAAGAAGACCGCAGCGAAAAGGACCGCGGCGAGCAAAAGCACCGCTGCCAAGCCGTCAACGCGGACCCGGCGGAGGTGA
- a CDS encoding gas vesicle structural protein GvpA, producing MTVVPQSAAGVSRSGNTGSLYDVLELILDRGLVIDVFVRVSLVGIEILKIDIRIVVASVDTYLRFAEACNRLDLESGRKAPAQLTDIVGEVTEGGARGKSKGALSGAVDAVTDALHLGDANEEEEEEEEPAPRRTRPARRPTRRREE from the coding sequence ATGACTGTGGTGCCGCAAAGCGCAGCCGGCGTTTCCCGCAGCGGGAACACCGGAAGTCTCTACGACGTCCTTGAGCTGATCCTCGACCGGGGCCTGGTCATCGACGTCTTCGTCCGGGTCTCGCTGGTCGGCATCGAGATCCTCAAGATCGACATCCGCATCGTCGTCGCCAGTGTCGACACTTACCTCCGATTCGCCGAGGCATGCAACCGCCTCGACCTGGAATCCGGGCGCAAAGCGCCCGCTCAGCTCACCGACATCGTGGGTGAGGTCACGGAAGGGGGTGCCCGGGGCAAGAGCAAGGGCGCGCTGAGCGGTGCCGTCGACGCTGTCACCGACGCCCTCCACCTCGGAGACGCCAACGAGGAGGAGGAAGAGGAGGAGGAGCCCGCGCCGAGGCGCACGCGGCCCGCCCGTCGGCCCACCAGACGACGGGAGGAATGA